Part of the Tenacibaculum sp. SZ-18 genome, TCATTTTCAATAGTTACGGAAGGAACTTCCTCTGACTTAAAAGTGATTTCGGTTTCAAAATCTGAAGTGTCAATTGTATAAGTTTGATACTCTAATGCTCTTTTCTCATTTTCAACCAACGTTAAAAACCCGTCTAAACCTAAGTCTTTAACTAAAAACTTTAATCTTGCTTTTGCTCTTTTCGAACGTTCACCATAACGATCAAAAACTCTTAAAACACCTTCAATAGTTGGAATTAACAAATCAGTTTCTAGGAATTCATACATTACGTCTGCATGCCTTGGTTGAGAACCCAAACCTCCTGCTAATAATACTTTAAAACCTTTAACTTCTGTATTTCCAATCTTCTTCAATTTTGCAATAAAACCTAAATCGTGCATAAAACTTAAGGCAGTATCTGCTTCTGTCGCAGAAAAAGACATTTTAAATTTTCTTCCCATTTCCTGACAAATAGGATTTCTTAAGAAAAATTGAAATGTAGCATGTGCGTAAGGTGTCACATCAAAAGGTTCGTTTACATCAATCCCAGCAGTTTCCGATGCTGTAACATTTCGTACTGCATTTCCACACGCTTCACGTAAAGTGATATCGTCTTTTTCTAACTGTGCCCATAATTCAGGGGTACGATCTAAACTTACATGATGAATTTGAATATCTTGACGGGTTGTGATGTGTAATCTTCCTCTAGAAAACTCATCAGAAACATTTGCAATTCGATGTAACTGTTCACTAGTAACTTTACCATAAGGTAGTTTTATACGAATCATTTGAACGCCTAATTGTCTTTGCCCATAAACTCCACGCGCTAAACGTAAACTTCTAAATCGCTCTTCATCTATTTGTCCATCTTTGAAAAGACGTATTTTTCTTTCCAACTCTAGAATATCTTTTTCTACAAGTGGGTTTTCTATTTCACTTCTAAAACTTTGCATGACTTCCTACTTTATTTATGCAAAAAATGTTGCTTTTTTAATAATTCTTCCTCGGTTTCAGTATGATTATCATCTGGAACACAACAATCAACTGGACAAACAGCTGCACACTGTGGTTCTTCATGAAATCCTTTACACTCTGTACATTTATCTGGTACTATGAAATAATAATCATCAGAAATTGGCTCTTGTTCGTCATCCGCATTTAACTTCACTCCATCTAAAAGCTCAATATCTCCTTCCAAAGATGTACCTTGACTATATTTCCAGTCTTCCGCTCCTTCATAAATAGCAGTATTTGGGCATTCAGGCTCACATGCTCCACAATTGATGCATTCGTCTGTTATAATAATTGCCATAATTTGATTAGTTTATAAAACCTACTCCAGATGTATTATTAGTTTTTGGATCGATAAGAATAAAAGCTCCATTAGATTTATTCTCTTTATACCTATCAACGAGTAATGGTTTACTTAGTTTTAGTTGGACCTTTCCTATTTCATTGATGGATAATTTTGAAGGATTTTCATCCCTTCCTGAAAAATCGGTATTTATAATATTGTCTAGACTTATGATCTTTACTTGAGCATCATTTACACCATGCTTGATATAATATTTATCTGAAGCTTTTAATGGTGATTTATCCATCCAACAAATGGTTGCCTCTAACTGCTTTGTCATATGAGGTATTTCTCCTGATTTTACGATCATATCTCCTCTACTCACATTTACATCGTCCTCAAGAGTTAATGTAAACGAACTTCCACTCTTTACTTCATTGAATTCTTGATCAAAAAAATTGATACTTTTTATAGTAGATTCAATGGCTGATGGTAACACAGTTACTCTATCACCAACAGCAAAATTGCCTCCGTATAATTTTCCTGCATATCCTCTATAATCATGAAACTCATCTGTTTTTGGTCTGATTACAGATTGAACTGGAAAACGAGCTTGAGCGTAGTTCTCCTTTTCTTCAAGATTTAAACCTTCCAAGTATTCTAAAATACTTGGACCAGAGTACCAATCGATATTAGATGAAGAATTGACAACATTATCTCCATGTAGTGCAGAAATGGGAATGAATGTAATCCTCTGAATTTTATAATCGCTTTTTTCAGCTAAATATTTAATTTCTCCTTTAACTTGATTGAACTTTTCTTCTGAATAATCAACCAAATCCATTTTATTTACTGCAACTACAACTTCTTTAACTTGTAATAAATTATTGATAAAGAAATGACGATACGTTTGTTCTACAACTCCATTTCTAGCATCTACTAAAATGATGGATGCTTGCGAGTTTGAAGCACCAGTCACCATATTTCTAGTATATTCAATATGACCAGGAGTATCTGCTATAATAAAGCTGGTTTTGGGTGTAGAAAAGTAAATATGTGCGACATCAATTGTAATTCCTTGTTCACGCTCCGCAACTAAACCATCTGTGGCCAAAGAAAAGTCTAAATAGTCAAATCCACGTTGTTGACTTTTTTCTTCTATTGCCTGCAATTTATCTTCGGTTAGTGAGTTTGTATCGTATAAAATTCTACCTATCAGAGTACTTTTTCCATCATCTACACTACCTGCTGTTGCTAATTTAAGTACATTCATTTTGTATTTTTTTAGGCGAGCTGGGACTGTAAGTAATTATTAATATAATCCCCAAAATATTTTTCCTTACAGTCTTTCGCTCCTATAATTATTTTTTTTATTAAAAATATCCCTGTTGCTTTCTTTTTTCCATTGCGGCTTCCGACCTTTTATCATCAATTCTTGCACCTCTTTCCGAAATTTTCGAAGCTCTAATTTCTTCAACAACTTTATCAATATTACTCGCATCTGATATAACAGCTGCGGTGCAGCTCATATCTCCAACTGTTCTAAATCGAACAGTACGCTCTTCAATTAATTCATCTTCATCTCTATACACAACCTCGTCATTTGCTGACCAAATAAAGCCGTCACGAACAAATGTTTCACGTTTATGAGCGAAATAAATTGACGGAATTTCAATTGCTTCTTTCTGAATATATATCCACACATCTAATTCTGTCCAATTGGAAATCGGAAACACACGGACATTTTGACCTAAATCAATTCTTCCGTTTAACATGTCGAATAATTCTGGCCGTTGATTTTTCTCATCCCATTGTCCGAAATCATCTCTTACAGAAAAAATCCTTTCTTTAGCTCTTGCCTTTTCTTCATCTCTTCTTGCACCTCCAATACATGCATCGAATCCGAATTCTGCAATCGTATCCAATAAAGTTTCTGTTTGTAAAATATTTCTACTTGAATATTTCCCAGTTTCTTCCTTTACCTTACCAGCATCGATATTATCCTGTACATTTCGAACAATTAATTCCAAACCCAATTCTTTGACCAACCTATCCCTAAATTCAATTGTTTCAGGGAAATTATGACCTGTATCTATATGTAGTAATGGAAAAGGTATTTTTGCAGGATAGAATGCTTTTTGTGCTAATCTTACTAGGGTAATACTATCTTTTCCCCCTGAAAATAATAACACAGGCTTTTCAAACTGTGCTACTACTTCTCGAAGAATATATATTGCTTCACTTTCTAATGCTCCGACACTTAATATATTTGTACTCATTACGGTATTTTTTAAATATGTAAACCACATTCTCTATTGTTTTCAACCTTTGTAGGATCGAAATATTTAAACTCATTTGGTAAGTTATACTTTTCAAGATATGCATCCAATTCTTCATCTGAAAAATTGTAAAACGGACTAACTTTAATAATTCCATCTTTACTTACCGATACAATATCTATACTATTTCTAAATGCTGTTTGGCCTCTTCTTAAATTTGTGAACCAGACATCTGGTTTATGTTCATTCATGGCTCTTTTAAAAGGCTCTAATTTTACCTGCGTAGTAAAGATTGCATGATTCGGATCATCAATAGTCGGCAATCCCAACACGACATCTCTATGAGCACTCGTTTGCTTTGGAACATATAAATGAACATTCAACTGTAAATTATGAATTAGTTCCTCAGCATGCTGATAAGTTTGAGGCGTGTTATAACCTGTATCACACCAAACCACAGGAATATCTTTATTTTGAGAAACTACAAGATGTAAAATTGCACTTTCATAAGGTCTAAAATTTGTAGTGATTACGGGATTTTTAGCAACACTCAAACTCCATTTTATGATTTCCTCTGGAGATTTTCCTTCCAGTTGTTTATTGATTTCTACTATATCTATTTTTTCTAAACTCATCTTTTACCCCATTTAATGGTATTCCAAACTCTTTCGTGAAAAAAGTATAATATCATTTTTGTTATTAATTCAATCGCTCCTATTGATAAGGCCGTATCTATTTTTCCTGTAATCATCCAAGAAATCAGCACCGTATCTAAAGTTCCTACAGCACGCCAGCTAATGGACTTTACGATACTTCTAATAGGTTTCTCAGAATCCTTATCTTCATTATAATTCGTTTTACTTTCTAGTACTTGTTCTACAATCATATCATTAAAATACATTTACCCTATCGGGTTAGTAGGTTTTAATATTCAACAAATATACATTCCTAAATCTAATATCAAAATTAAAGTTCAAAAATTAACACTATGATAATATTTGTAAAATCTATACTAAATCGGCAAGTGTTGTATTTCTTAGGATATCAAGGGTGTTATCACGAACTTGAATCATTAATTTATGAACAGAACATTTGTCTTCATCTGGACAATCAGCACACTTTTCATAAAAATTTAGACTCACACAAGGAACCATCGCAATAGGACCTTCAAGTGTTCTAATCACTTTTGTCATTTTAACTTCGGAAGCTTCTTGTAATAAATAATATCCGCCTCCTTTTCCTTTTTTGGCTCCCAAAACGCCCGATTTTCTTAAGGTAAGTAAGATACTTTCTAAAAATTTATGTGATATATTTTCACTTTCAGATATTGTAGCTATCTGAACCTTAACTCCTTTTTCTTGCCTAGCAATAAAAGTAAGTGCTTTTATACCATATTTTGTCTTTTTAGAAAGCATATTACAAATATATACTTTCTTCTTTTATTTAATTATTCAGAGCTTGATCCAAATCTTTTATTACATCATCTACAAATTCCAACCCAACAGAACATCTAACTAAACCATCTGTAATTCCAACCTCTAATCGATCTTCTGTACTTAATTTACTGTGGGTTGTAGATGAAGGATGCGTAACAATTGTTCTACTATCTCCTAAATTAGCCGATAAAGAACATAACTTTATACGATCTAAAAACCTTCTTCCTGCCTCTACTCCGCCTTTAATTTCAAATACAACAATATTACCACCCAAACGCATTTGTTTTTTCGCAACCTTATATTGTGGATGAGATTTCAGAAATGGGTATTTTACAAAATTCACTTCTGAATGACTCTCTAAAAACTGGGCAACTTTTAATGCATTCTGACAATGTTTGTCCGCTCTAACTGCTAGAGTTTCTAAACTTTTTGAAAGAACCCAAGCATTGAATGGTGACATTGCAGGTCCAGTATTTCTAGAAAACAAATAGATTTCTCTAACCAAATCAGCCTTTCCAACTGTAACTCCACCTAAAACACGTCCTTGACCATCAATTAACTTAGTTGCTGAATGAATTACCAAATCGGCACCGAACTTAATAGGATTTTGAAGGTATGGTGTAGCAAAACAATTATCGACAACTAATAACAACTTATGCTTTTTAGCAATGGCTGATAATAACTCTAAATCTAAAATATCAACAGCAGGATTTGTTGGTGATTCCGCATATAATATTTTTGTATTCGGTTGAATCAATGATTCTACTTTATCCACCTCATTTACTTTGAAATAACTAGTTTCAATATTCCATTTTGGTAAATACTTTGTAAACAAACTATGAGTAGATCCAAACACAGAGCGAGATGAAACAATATGATCTCCAGAATTTAGCAACGCCCCAAAAGTTGAAAATACAGCAGACATTCCTGTTGCGAAAGCATAACCAGCCTCTGCTCCTTCCATAGCAACAATTTTATCCACAAACTCAGTTGTATTTGGATTTGAAAATCGACTATATAGGTTACGCTGCTTTTCCTCTGCAAAAGAAGCTCTCATATCTTCAGCATCATCAAAAATAAAACTCGACGTAATGTATAATGGTGTCGAATGCTCAGAAAACTGAGATCTTTCTGTTTGAATTCTTACCGCCTGTGTTTCGAAATTATGGCTCATATTTCCTCCTTGTTTAAAACTACCTTATAATTAATTTTAGCAGTTTGCTCTATAATTTTTGCTACTGAACAATACTTTTCTAGCGCTAGATTTGTTGCTTTTTTTACTTTATGACTGCTTATTTCTCCATCAAAACTATACGTAATTGTTATTTCCTTAAATATTGATGGAATTTGATCTTCTACTCTAGAGGCATCAATAGAGACTTTATAATCAAAATCAACAACCTTTTGTTTGTTTAAAATCTTTACAACATCAATACTACTACAACTGGCTAAACTCACTAACATCAATTCCATTGGACGAATGGCATTCACTTGAGTATAATCAACAGTTTGTCCAACTAGTAATGAATAACCGGTTTGGTTTTTAGCTTCAAAAACTAAATGTTTGTTATAGTTAGATAATTCAATATTCATTTTATTATTTTTTGGTTAATCTTAAAATATCTCCGAAAACACCTCTTGCCGTTACTTCTGCTCCTGCTCCTGCACCTTGAATAACTATCGGTTGGTCTCCATAAGATTCTGTATATATTTCAAAAATAGCATCCGATCCTTTTAAACTGCCTAATGGAGTATTTTCTGCTACAGAAACTAATTTGACATCTAAAATTCCCTTAGTTTGTTGAAGATCTCCATGTAAATCTCCAATATATCGTAAGACATGATTTTCATCCTGACTAAGTTTAATTTCATTGAAATAATCATTTAGTTTGTCGCAATTATCAATAAACTCAACTGCACTAGAATCTCTGAACTCTTCTGGAATTAAATTCTCAATATGGATGTCTTCAAATTCGTTTTCTAAATCGAGTTCTCTCGCTAAAATCAAAAGTTTTCTTGCTACATCATTACCACATAAATCTTCTCTAGGATCTGGCTCGGTATATCCATTATTTATTGCTTCTTTTAGTACAGTATCAAATGGTATATTTTCTTCTGAGTATTTATTGAAAATAAAACTTAAAGAACCCGAGAACACACCTCTAATTCGGGTAATATTTTCTCCAGAATCATGTAATAATTTAATCGTATCGATTAAAGGTAATCCAGCGCCAACATTGGTTTCATAGAGATATGTTTTCTTGTTATTCTCTAATACTTGTCTTAGTTTTTTATAAAAAGAATGAGAAACAGTATTGGCTATTTTGTTTGACGAAACTAAATCGAACCCGTTTTCAACTAATGGGATATAATTCTCTATAAAATTTTGATTTGCAGTATTATCTACAGCAATTAGATTTTCTAAATGATGAGCTTTTGCAAAATCAATAACTTCATCTACAGAACTTTCAATCGAACTTTCATTTAATTTCGTTTGCCAATTATCATCTATTCCATATTTAGAAAGTAATACCTTTTTAGAATTTGCAACTGCGAAAATATTCAGTTGAACTTTTCTTCTATCTAAAATTGCAGGAGTACTTTTTATGATTTGCTCAATTAATGTTCCTCCAACTAATCCTTTACCAAAAACAGCAATATTTATTTTTTTTGCTACGCCGAATATTTGTCCGTGTATTACATTTACAGCTTTATGAAGTTCTTCTTTCTTTACAACTAAACTTACATTTTTACCAGTAATGGTATTGTTGAATAATAAAGGAACTATTTGATTTTGAATTAGCGCATTGTATGGTAAATGAAACTCGCTTAAATCTTGACCGATTATTGAAATTACTGCCACATCATTTACAATACTAATATGGTTTACATCTTTGGTTTGTAAATCATACTCAAACTCATGCTTCAATGCTTTGACAGCTAATTCCGCTTTTTCTTTGTCTACTACCAATCCAATTCCTCTTTCAGAAGATCCTTGAGAAATAATACTTACACTAATATCATGACTTCCTAAAGATTTAAATATCCTTGCATCAACACCAACTTTTCCTAACAAACCTCTTCCTTCAAAATTTAATAAGGCTACATTATCTAAAATAGAAATTGATTTAATTCCTTTTGCTGAAGACTTTGCAGTTATTAAAGTTCCTTCATCTTTTTGATTGAATGTATTTAAGATTCTTAAATTGATATTCTTCTCAATTAACGGTATAATGGTTTTTGCATGTAAAATATTCGCACCAAAATTTGCTAATTCATTCGCTTCAGAAAATGATAATTCTTCTATTTTCTTTGCATCTGAAACCAAATCAGGATTCGCAGTAAATATTCCATCTACATGTGTATAGTTTTGTAATTCATCTGCGTCTAAATAATTTGCCAATAATGATGCTGTATAATTACTACCATTTCGACCTAAAGTTGTTGTTTCATTTTTTAAGTTAGAACCTATAAATCCAGAAACTACGTTTACCGTTGTACCATTATGTTTTTTATAATAGTTGACAATATTCTCTTTAGAAACTCCTTCTATAGGTTGTGCATTTCCAAAACTCTCATCTGTTTTTAACAATAAGCGAGCATCGGTAGCATTTGCATTTATGCCTCGTTGTTGTAATAATTCAGTTACCGTCTTTATAGCAATTAATTCACCTTGGGCTAATACTTCATCTTTTACTTTTGTACTAAAATCTTCCAACAAGCTAACTCCTTCTAACAACTTCTCTAGTTTGTTAAACTCTGCACTAAAATCTAATAACGGAGTAATTTGTCTTTGACTTAATTTAAACGCCTCTAATTGTTCTTGGTATACTTCACTTGAAGAAGCTTTTTTTAATATTGATTCTAATTCATTAGTAGCGTTTCCTCTAGCAGAAACGACTACTGTAATATTATCACCACTATCAATTTTACTTTCAATAATATCTATAACTTTTAATATTCCTTCGTTTGATAATGATTTCCCTCCAAACTTTAAAACTTTCATTTTTTTAGTCTTTTCGTTCTTGTTAAATATTGGTGTAAATATGTTTTCTAATTGATTGTATTCGATTAAAAACGCATCGTGTCCGTGTACCGAATTAATCTCATTGTACGTTACATTAGCATTATTTTGCGCTAATTCTTTAAAAGTTTCTCTATTCTCTTCTGCGGTAAAAAACAAGTCAGAATCTACTCCTATGATGTGAATTTCTGCATTGATATTTACTAGTTTATCCTCGTCGTTATTTACATCCGTAACATCAATCGTTTTCAATAATTGATTCATCAATTTATAAGAAGCTAACTGATATCTTTCTTGTAGTTTTTTTCCATGATGTAACAACCAACTTTCTACATTAAATAAAGTTGATTCTTCATTTTTACTTCTATGAAAACGTTGTTTAAATGACTCCGGAGTTCGATAACACAACATTGCATGCATTCTAGCGTCATGTACTGGATTATTTGAATTTGTAAGAAATAACTCCTGAATTTGACAATTTGCGATTAACCAATCTGTCGATTTCCAGTCTGTAGCAATCGGAATTAGATGCTTGGTTATATTTGGATGTAAAACTGCCATTTCCCAAGCAATTCCTCCACCAAGTGACCCACCAACTAAAGCAAATAATTGCTCAATTCCTAACTCTTTTAATCCTAAAAGGAAAATTTTTGCAATATCTCTAGCTACAAAACTTTTATAATCGTCGATTAAAAAATCGTCATAACCGTTTCCTGGAATATTAAAACAAAGAATAGAATATGAATTGATATCAATAACTTTATCGACTCCAATAATATCTTTCCACCATCCAGAATCTCCAGCAACATTACTATTTCCTGTTAGCGCATGATTTACTAGAATTACTGGTGCAGTACCCAATTCTCTTCCAAACAATTGATAACTTAATCGTATATCAGAGAACTGAGTACCACTCTCAGTAACATAACTAAGAATATTTATATGAGATAAATTGTTTTTCACCGTACTACGCTAAAACTGATTTTGGAATTTTCGAAAATGCTTCTTGTAAATCTTGTTTTAAATCTTCAAGATTTTCAATACCAACTGATAATCGAATTAGATCTTTAGTAACTCCAGAAGCTTCTTGTTCTTCATCTGTTAATTGCTGATGAGTTGTACTCGCTGGATGAATAATTAAAGATTTTGTGTCTCCAATATTGGCAAGTAATGAGAATAACTCCGTATTATCTGCCACTGTTTTCGCGCTTTCGTATCCTCCTTTTACACCAAAGGTTACAATTCCACTTTGACCTTTCGGCAAATATTTATCTGCTAATTTTTTATATGGACTGCTTTCTAATCCAGGATAATTTACCCAAGCAACTTCTTCTTGCTGCTCTAACCATTTTGCTATAGCCAAAGCGTTTTCGCTGTGCTGTTTGATTCGAACACCTAGTGTTTCTAAACCTTGAATAATTTGGAATGCATTTGTTGGACTTAACGCTCCTCCGAAATCTCTTAATCCTTCTAGAATTAATTTAAAAGTGAATGATAACTGCCCAAGCGTTTCATAGTATTGTAATCCGTGATATCCTGCAGATGGTTCTGTAAATTCAGGAAACTTTCCATTATCCCAATCGAAATTTCCTCCATCGATAATTACTCCTCCCAAAGAGTTTCCTTGTCCGCCAATATATTTTGTAAGTGAATGAATTACAATATTCGCTCCGTGTTTTAATGGATTTAATAAGGATGGTGTTGCTACCGTATTATCAACAATAAAAGGAACTTTTGCTACTTTAGAAACTTCAGCAATTTCCTCTAAATCTAATACATCAAGTTTTGGGTTTCCTAACGATTCAACAAAGAATGCTCTCGTATTTTCCTGAACAGCTTCCTTAAAGTTCTCTGGATTTGATGCATCTACAAATGTGGTTGTAATTCCTAATCTTGGTAAAGTAACTTTTAATAAATTATATGTTCCCCCGTACAAGCTACTCGATGCGACAATATGATCTCCAGCCTTTAACAATGTTAATAATCCTGTTGAAATTGCAGCAGTTCCTGAAGCAAATACTACTGCTCCCACACCACCTTCTAAAGCAGCTAAGCGATCTTGTAATATCTGGTTTGTTGGATTATTCAGACGGGTATAAATAAATCCTAATTCTTTTAATGAAAATAGATTTGCAGCATGGTCTGAATTGTTGAATACATAAGAGCTAGATTGATAAATTGGAACTGCTCTTGTTCCTAAGGTTTGTTGAACATCGTGTCCTGCATGCAATGCTAAAGTTTCAAATTTTTGTGTACTCATTTTTCTTCTTTTTGAAATAATTAATAATTAAACCAAAAGTCAAAACACATCTTTTACGATGATGCTTACAGAAAAATGTTATTAAGAATTTATAGAAATTTATATTTCGTAAGAAATACGAAAAACTTCTTTGTTATCTATCCCAAAACTTTTAGGGTAGAATTTAGCACCTTCTTTGAAATACTGAAAAGAATTCAGTTTAACCAAGGGTTGCTAAGGTTTCAAAGGGTCTATTCCCTCCACCTTTCTTGATAACATTAAATCGATAAGTGTTTGAACTTTACAGTGCAAATATTTGTTTATAAAAATTTAAAATCCAAATTTTTAACCTTTTTTTTTGAAAAAAAGTTATTTGAACTTGAATTTCATCAGTACTGGCAAATGATCTGAAGCCTGACCAAACTCTTCAAGAACATCTCCATTTACATACTCTATAAATTGCTCTGAATAGAAGATATAATCTAGTCTTTTATAAGGATTTTCGGCATCAAAAGTATTTGCAAAATTATCTTTTAAAAATGCAGCATTTCCAATGTTGTCAAGGTTTAGAACTTGAGCAATCGCAGGATCTTCAAAGTTTGGATCACTATTAAAATCTCCCAATAAAATAGTTGGTTTCGATTGTGAATATTGTTTAAATATTTCCACCACATTTTTTAATTGTTTCACTCTAGTTTCTTTATCAAAAGCTTCTAAATGAACATTCATCAAAATTAATTCTTTCCCGTTCACATTAATTTTTGTGATCTGTAATAATCTATCTAAATAAAAAGCATTTTTGAAAAAGGGAGTATTCTCAACTCTATCTAAAACAATTCTATCATGCTTAATTATCTCATATTTACTTAAAATTGACTGTCCCGACACTACTTGTCCAAAATGTGCAGATGGTGGGAAATATGGAAAAGGGACATATTTTTTATCCCAATTTACAGTTCTAGCCACATGATTATATCCAAGTTTTGATATTTCATCTTCTTGATTTACTTGAAAAGAACGCTTCGAATTATAATCAATTTCTTGAAAAGCAATAAAATCGACATTCAACTTTTTGAAAAGTTTTTTTACATGAACTAAATTGCTATCAACTAACTCTTTTGGTCTATCCTGAGCAGTATTGTTAGTCATTCCACTTAAATAACCGATATTATAAGTAACAATTGAAAAAATAGAATCACTCATCTTTTCAACTTCATAATTATTAACAATAACCTTCTTGTATTCACTTTTTTCCATAGTTGCACTAGAACCCCAGAAATAGAACAGAACAACAATAGCAGCTAATATTAAAACAAGTTTCAAAAAATACGATACAATTCTTTTAATCATCTTATTAAGTTTCAATAGTTGATTGAACCGCTAAAATACAGATTCAAAAAGTTTTTTGTAAGAGATTAAACCTTTTCTCAATTCGATTGTCTTAAAGTTGTACTATATATTTAAACAATATAACATGAAAAAAATAGCATTAGCATTAATGGCGCTGACATTATCATTAACAGTTTCAGCACAAAAAAGAAAAAAAAACAAAGATTTTACAGTTGAACAAGAAACTGAGTTAGTCTTAAAAAAAATGACCTTAAACTATGATCTTTCTAATCGTCAAGTAAATAAAATAAGGCCTTTATTAGCAGAGAAAATTAATCATAGAGATTCCCATAGAAAAAATAGAGAGGCAAAAAAAGGAGAACATAAAAAATTAAGTTCTGATGAACGATATAAGAGAGAAATGGCTCGTTTAGATAAAATGATTGCTTTTAAAGCAAACATGAAAGATATTTTAAATGATAAACAATATGAACGTTTTGAAAAAGTAGCTGCTCGCAAAAAGCATAAAATGAAGAGAAGAGGAAAACATAGAAAAATGAAACACGACAGAAGAGAAATGGATGATGACAGAGGATAATTGCTGCGTAATTTAATTGGTTTCTAGAAATAAACCCGGTTCTTTATTGAATCGGGTTTTACTCTTCTACACAAGCTCTCTATTATCATTAACCTAAAACTCTATTGCCAAATAGTCGCTTTTAAAACAAATTTTATAATCATTT contains:
- a CDS encoding O-acetylhomoserine aminocarboxypropyltransferase/cysteine synthase family protein, producing MSTQKFETLALHAGHDVQQTLGTRAVPIYQSSSYVFNNSDHAANLFSLKELGFIYTRLNNPTNQILQDRLAALEGGVGAVVFASGTAAISTGLLTLLKAGDHIVASSSLYGGTYNLLKVTLPRLGITTTFVDASNPENFKEAVQENTRAFFVESLGNPKLDVLDLEEIAEVSKVAKVPFIVDNTVATPSLLNPLKHGANIVIHSLTKYIGGQGNSLGGVIIDGGNFDWDNGKFPEFTEPSAGYHGLQYYETLGQLSFTFKLILEGLRDFGGALSPTNAFQIIQGLETLGVRIKQHSENALAIAKWLEQQEEVAWVNYPGLESSPYKKLADKYLPKGQSGIVTFGVKGGYESAKTVADNTELFSLLANIGDTKSLIIHPASTTHQQLTDEEQEASGVTKDLIRLSVGIENLEDLKQDLQEAFSKIPKSVLA
- the thrA gene encoding bifunctional aspartate kinase/homoserine dehydrogenase I; translated protein: MKNNLSHINILSYVTESGTQFSDIRLSYQLFGRELGTAPVILVNHALTGNSNVAGDSGWWKDIIGVDKVIDINSYSILCFNIPGNGYDDFLIDDYKSFVARDIAKIFLLGLKELGIEQLFALVGGSLGGGIAWEMAVLHPNITKHLIPIATDWKSTDWLIANCQIQELFLTNSNNPVHDARMHAMLCYRTPESFKQRFHRSKNEESTLFNVESWLLHHGKKLQERYQLASYKLMNQLLKTIDVTDVNNDEDKLVNINAEIHIIGVDSDLFFTAEENRETFKELAQNNANVTYNEINSVHGHDAFLIEYNQLENIFTPIFNKNEKTKKMKVLKFGGKSLSNEGILKVIDIIESKIDSGDNITVVVSARGNATNELESILKKASSSEVYQEQLEAFKLSQRQITPLLDFSAEFNKLEKLLEGVSLLEDFSTKVKDEVLAQGELIAIKTVTELLQQRGINANATDARLLLKTDESFGNAQPIEGVSKENIVNYYKKHNGTTVNVVSGFIGSNLKNETTTLGRNGSNYTASLLANYLDADELQNYTHVDGIFTANPDLVSDAKKIEELSFSEANELANFGANILHAKTIIPLIEKNINLRILNTFNQKDEGTLITAKSSAKGIKSISILDNVALLNFEGRGLLGKVGVDARIFKSLGSHDISVSIISQGSSERGIGLVVDKEKAELAVKALKHEFEYDLQTKDVNHISIVNDVAVISIIGQDLSEFHLPYNALIQNQIVPLLFNNTITGKNVSLVVKKEELHKAVNVIHGQIFGVAKKINIAVFGKGLVGGTLIEQIIKSTPAILDRRKVQLNIFAVANSKKVLLSKYGIDDNWQTKLNESSIESSVDEVIDFAKAHHLENLIAVDNTANQNFIENYIPLVENGFDLVSSNKIANTVSHSFYKKLRQVLENNKKTYLYETNVGAGLPLIDTIKLLHDSGENITRIRGVFSGSLSFIFNKYSEENIPFDTVLKEAINNGYTEPDPREDLCGNDVARKLLILARELDLENEFEDIHIENLIPEEFRDSSAVEFIDNCDKLNDYFNEIKLSQDENHVLRYIGDLHGDLQQTKGILDVKLVSVAENTPLGSLKGSDAIFEIYTESYGDQPIVIQGAGAGAEVTARGVFGDILRLTKK
- a CDS encoding endonuclease/exonuclease/phosphatase family protein, producing the protein MIKRIVSYFLKLVLILAAIVVLFYFWGSSATMEKSEYKKVIVNNYEVEKMSDSIFSIVTYNIGYLSGMTNNTAQDRPKELVDSNLVHVKKLFKKLNVDFIAFQEIDYNSKRSFQVNQEDEISKLGYNHVARTVNWDKKYVPFPYFPPSAHFGQVVSGQSILSKYEIIKHDRIVLDRVENTPFFKNAFYLDRLLQITKINVNGKELILMNVHLEAFDKETRVKQLKNVVEIFKQYSQSKPTILLGDFNSDPNFEDPAIAQVLNLDNIGNAAFLKDNFANTFDAENPYKRLDYIFYSEQFIEYVNGDVLEEFGQASDHLPVLMKFKFK